From Corticium candelabrum chromosome 13, ooCorCand1.1, whole genome shotgun sequence, a single genomic window includes:
- the LOC134188436 gene encoding ETS translocation variant 4-like, with product MDFLRQTYFKQESLVDDVFVQPLSPSSSLMYSSCPDLRTLCAGADEDVDDYVNNYVLDDLKNVFPEREEASVDDDLEVIEALLQEIEGGSLPLYGDEQEEETEMKYSDCAQAQEQYTQVYEWLQERSNPRTVPDVQEQYQQQYQQQYQQQCQEQYQQQYQQQNRFRHHQRSLSASLPAHYTSRSFQQQVTPRYGSCSAAPLQQQNYMNRPIERSPLAQDTDQFEFTKPAPVPNQTSPLPVRKCLPLMQQSNLVRSVSCSDVYPARNSEPEYTTSVSPLTYISSNSSGPGSPLSQTRFLSSSLNSVDSNGSPSLSESGYDSPDDRYNSANSIDSTTALDLNQLPCIRLHDDCASNPVIHSLGVMDDGSKLMAIPINPKTGKPKRRRRRKARNQVVPPPLLNNRSNTTLWEFFLELLLDPDNYSHLITWVDREAGEFKIIDSEVVSVIWGLLKNKSGMKYDHMSRSIRYYYGKGILDKVHDRQLVYKFGINSNWMTYQRKSQGLDISRMPTAPIDVCGRTAKPKHFAVARIAPPVQIQQQLVHQHILW from the exons ATGGATTTCTTACGACAG ACTTACTTCAAACAGGAGTCGCTCGTCGACGATGTCTTTGTGCAGCCGTTGTCTCCCAGCAGCAGTCTCATGTATTCTTCTTGTCCCGACCTGAGGACTCTCTGTGCAGGTGCAGATGAAG ATGTCGATGACTATGTGAATAACTACGTTCTCGACGATCTCAAGAATGTCTTTCCTGAGCGTGAGGAGGCGTCTGTGGACGACGACCTGGAGGTGATCGAAGCGCTACTGCAAGAGATCGAGGGTGGATCACTACCCTTGTATGGAGACGAACAGGAAGAGGAGACGGAGATGAAGTACAGTGACTGTGCACAAGCACAAGAGCAGTACACGCAAGTGTACGAGTGGCTGCAGGAGAGGAGCAACCCTCGGACAGTGCCAGATGTTCAGGAACAATACCAGCAACAATACCAGCAGCAATACCAGCAGCAGTGCCAGGAACAATACCAGCAGCAATACCAGCAGCAAAACAGATTTCGACACCATCAGCGCAGTTTGAGTGCTAGCTTGCCTGCACACTACACCTCGAGATCCTTCCAGCAGCAAGTCACTCCTCGCTACGGATCTTGCTCTGCAGCaccactacaacaacaaaactacATGAACAGACCAATCGAACGAAGCCCTCTGGCCCAGGATACCGACCAGTTTGAGTTTACAAAACCAGCACCTGTGCCTAACCAGACCAGCCCTCTTCCAGTCAGGAAGTGTCTTCCTCTGATGCAACAAA GCAATCTCGTGAGGTCTGTGAGCTGCAGTGACGTTTACCCTGCCAGAAATAGTGAGCCCGAGTATACCACGAGTGTGTCGCCACTGACATACATCAGCAGTAACAGCTCTGGTCCCGGAAGCCCACTATCACAGACTCGATTTTTGTCATCGTCTCTGAACAGTGTTG ACTCTAATGGATCACCCAGTCTATCTGAAAGTGGTTACGATTCGCCTGACGATCGATACAACTCGGCAAACA GTATCGATTCAACCACTGCTCTTGATCTCAACCAGTTGCCTTGCATCAGGCTCCACGACGACTGTGCATCGAATCCTGTAATTCATTCTCTCGGTGTGATGGACGATGGCTCTAAACTTATGGCCATTCCCATCAATCCCAAGACAGGCAAGCCAA AGAGGCGACGAAGGAGAAAGGCACGAAACCAAGTCgttcctcctcctcttctcAACAACCGATCAAACACGACACTGTGGGAGTTCTTTCTCGAGTTGCTACTGGATCCAGATAATTATTCACATCTGATCACGTGGGTCGACAGGGAAGCCGGAGAGTTCAAAATCATCGACTCCGAAGTGGTGTCTGTCATTTGGGGGTTACTAAAGAACAAGAGCGGGATGAAGTACGACCACATGAGTCGATCCATTCGTTACTACTATGGCAAAGGAATTCTGGACAAAGTCCATGACAGGCAGCTTGTATACAAGTTTGGCATAAACAGCAACTGGATGACATACCAGCGCAAAAGTCAAGGCCTCGACATCAGCCGCATGCCGACTGCACCCATCGACGTGTGTGGACGAACCGCCAAACCGAAGCATTTTGCAGTGGCACGAATCGCACCGCCTGTACagatacaacaacaacttgtACACCAACACATTCTCTGGTAA